Proteins from a single region of Chloroherpeton thalassium ATCC 35110:
- the rplK gene encoding 50S ribosomal protein L11 has protein sequence MAKKIVGYIKLQIPAGGANPAPPVGPALGQKGVNIMEFCKQFNAKTQPQAGMIIPVVITVFSDKSFTFVTKTPPASILLIKEAKLQKGSSEPNRNKVGKVTKEQVRKIAELKMPDLNANTVEAAERMVEGTARSMGITIEG, from the coding sequence ATGGCAAAGAAAATTGTAGGGTATATTAAGTTGCAAATTCCTGCAGGTGGCGCAAATCCCGCACCGCCAGTAGGTCCTGCCCTTGGTCAAAAGGGTGTCAATATTATGGAGTTTTGTAAGCAGTTTAATGCAAAAACTCAACCCCAGGCAGGAATGATTATACCGGTAGTTATTACGGTATTTTCTGATAAGTCATTTACTTTTGTTACCAAAACACCGCCAGCATCTATTCTCTTGATCAAAGAGGCGAAGTTGCAGAAAGGTTCGAGCGAGCCAAATAGAAACAAAGTTGGCAAAGTTACAAAAGAGCAGGTTCGTAAAATCGCTGAGCTGAAAATGCCTGACTTGAATGCGAATACAGTAGAAGCAGCTGAGCGCATGGTTGAGGGAACGGCTCGCAGTATGGGAATTACGATCGAAGGATAA
- the rplA gene encoding 50S ribosomal protein L1, translating to MAGKKYQAALQKVKSGEALSIEDAVARIKEITTVKFDATVDVAMNLGVDPKHADQIVRGTVMLPHGLGKTVRVLVMCNAAKEEEARLAGADHVGLAEYVEKIQGGWTDVDVIVATPDVMGEVGKLGKILGPRGLMPNPKSGTVTMDVAKAVNESKAGRIEFRVDKAGNMHAPVGKVSFDNQKLVENAKAFISAIMRAKPSAAKGQYVKSIYLSSTMSPSIQINKEVAV from the coding sequence ATGGCAGGAAAAAAATATCAAGCAGCTCTTCAGAAGGTTAAAAGCGGAGAAGCGCTTTCAATTGAAGATGCAGTTGCAAGGATTAAGGAAATTACCACTGTTAAGTTTGATGCAACAGTGGACGTCGCGATGAATCTCGGTGTTGATCCAAAGCATGCTGATCAAATTGTTCGTGGAACGGTAATGTTGCCGCATGGGCTTGGTAAAACAGTTCGGGTTCTTGTGATGTGTAATGCGGCAAAAGAGGAAGAGGCTAGGCTGGCAGGCGCAGATCATGTTGGTCTTGCTGAGTATGTGGAAAAGATTCAGGGCGGCTGGACAGATGTTGATGTTATCGTTGCTACGCCTGATGTGATGGGCGAAGTTGGTAAATTGGGTAAGATTCTTGGCCCAAGAGGGTTGATGCCAAATCCGAAGTCGGGTACGGTGACAATGGATGTTGCAAAAGCTGTGAATGAGTCTAAAGCTGGCCGAATTGAGTTCCGTGTGGATAAGGCTGGAAATATGCACGCTCCGGTTGGAAAGGTCTCGTTTGACAATCAAAAGCTGGTTGAAAATGCAAAAGCTTTTATTTCTGCAATTATGAGAGCGAAGCCTTCTGCAGCAAAAGGTCAATATGTGAAAAGCATATACCTTTCAAGCACGATGTCTCCGAGCATTCAAATTAATAAAGAGGTAGCTGTTTAA
- the rplJ gene encoding 50S ribosomal protein L10 yields MNREEKSEIIQSVAEKLSKAQGVYLTEFSGLTVSEISDLRKQFREKDIEYKVVKNTLIKKALAHTKISDKLADGLKNTTAVAFGYDDPIAPAKIIKKYSDGNEKLKFKMASVDGTIFEAGQLDQLSNMLSKTENIGRIAGTINNVISGVPGTVNAVMRNLVSALEQIAKQKAA; encoded by the coding sequence ATGAATCGGGAAGAAAAAAGCGAGATTATCCAAAGTGTTGCTGAAAAGCTGAGCAAAGCGCAAGGTGTGTATTTGACTGAATTTAGTGGGTTGACTGTGTCGGAGATTTCAGACTTGCGCAAACAGTTTCGCGAAAAAGATATAGAGTATAAAGTTGTTAAAAATACTTTAATCAAAAAGGCGTTAGCGCACACAAAAATATCGGACAAATTAGCTGATGGGTTGAAAAATACCACAGCAGTTGCGTTTGGATACGACGATCCAATTGCTCCGGCAAAAATTATTAAAAAATATAGCGACGGGAATGAGAAGCTGAAGTTTAAAATGGCTTCAGTAGATGGAACAATATTTGAAGCAGGTCAGCTCGACCAGCTTTCAAATATGCTGAGTAAGACTGAAAATATTGGCAGAATTGCAGGCACTATTAATAATGTGATTTCTGGTGTGCCTGGAACTGTTAATGCTGTGATGCGCAATTTGGTATCTGCATTGGAGCAAATTGCAAAGCAAAAAGCAGCTTAA
- the rplL gene encoding 50S ribosomal protein L7/L12, translated as MASIDELVEEIGKLTLTEASELVKALEEKFGVSAAPVMVAGGAMPGAAGAAEAPAEEKTEFDVVLKSAGASKINVIKVVRAATGLGLKEAKAVVDEAPSTVKEAMPKADAEKLVKELKEAGAEAEMK; from the coding sequence ATGGCTTCAATTGATGAACTTGTAGAGGAAATAGGAAAATTAACACTAACAGAGGCATCTGAGCTTGTAAAAGCACTCGAGGAAAAATTTGGCGTAAGCGCAGCTCCCGTTATGGTAGCTGGTGGGGCAATGCCGGGCGCTGCCGGCGCTGCTGAAGCTCCAGCTGAAGAAAAAACCGAGTTTGATGTTGTTCTCAAATCTGCTGGTGCAAGCAAGATCAACGTGATCAAAGTTGTTCGTGCTGCCACAGGCCTTGGTTTGAAAGAAGCAAAAGCAGTTGTTGACGAAGCACCAAGCACCGTCAAAGAAGCAATGCCGAAAGCAGACGCTGAAAAGCTCGTCAAAGAGCTGAAAGAGGCTGGTGCTGAAGCAGAAATGAAATAA
- the rpoB gene encoding DNA-directed RNA polymerase subunit beta produces the protein MQRVSFAKIPKVIEPPDLLKVQLSSYRSFLQDDLPSDQRNDQGLERVLRSTFPITDTRGLFLLEYISYSIDKPKYTVEECIERGLTYDVSLKTRLKLSYKDEPEEVDWKETIVQDVYLGKIPYMTERGTFIINGAERVIVAQLHRSPGVVFSEATHPNGKKMYSAKIVPLRGSWIEFQTDINNQLFVYIDQKKKFLATSLLRAIGFPRDEDILRVFDLVETLPVDPNSENEHLIGRYLASDIIDMATGEVISARTSIGEDEVQKIIEAGIQRVKVSRTEKETKLDKSVITTTLLKDKASTEEEALEMIYQELRANEAPDIESARGLLERTFFNLKKYDLGDVGRYRINKKLRYELADIQKFVKQMPDLDEISKGIEDRIARLVYEVDGKPLDSDVTVLTHYDIISIILYLIKLLNGKTEVDDVDHLANRRVRTVGEQLSAQFLVGLARMAKNAKEKLNARDAEKITPGDLVNARTVSSVISSFFATSQLSQFMDQTNPLAELTNKRRVSALGPGGLTRERAGFEVRDVHYTHYGRLCPIETPEGPNIGLISSFCIFAEVNDKGFIETPYRPVKEGQVQDEVLFLSAEDEESKVTVPVNVKLDANNKIALETVQARRKGDYPVVEAEEVDYIDVAPNQIVSAAASLIPFLEHDDANRALMGSNMQRQAVPLLISDSPYVGTGLEEKVARDSRTIIVAEGPGVVEKVTAHTVTIRYDKKVDDDNIEGSLLDTEETIKSYPMIKFSRSNQDTCINQKPIVSKGQRVKKGDVLADGSSTEHGELALGKNVLVAFMPWRGYNFEDAIVLSERLVYDDVFTSIHIHEFEATVRDTKRGEEQFTRDIYNVSEEALRNLDENGIIRVGAEVKEKDILIGKITPKGETDPTPEEKLLRAIFGEKSSDVKDASLHVPPGMKGVVIKTKLFSRKKKVGVDNKVKLEKLEKFFARKENELKEKFLTRLEHYLGGKESIGVKTLSGDVEIRRGNVFSKANLEPLVSIPRLEKIDADHGFVEAAKLNGTVKRLIQEYRMRHKSLQDEYDNERYKLNVGDELQPGIEELAKVYIAQKRKIQVGDKMAGRHGNKGVVGKVVPVEDMPFMADGTPVDIVLNPLGVPSRMNIGQLFETSLGWAASKLGVKFATPIFDGATYAEVQQKLKDAGLPVHGKIKLHDGRTGEPFDDEVTVGYIYMMKLSHLVDDKIHARSTGPYSLITQQPLGGKAQFGGQRFGEMEVWALEAYGASHILQEVLTVKSDDVSGRTRTYEAIVKGQNLPDPNVPESFNVLIRELQGLGLEIRIDDKVP, from the coding sequence ATGCAGCGGGTTTCTTTCGCTAAAATCCCCAAAGTTATTGAACCTCCTGATTTATTAAAAGTACAATTAAGTTCATACCGAAGTTTTCTTCAAGATGACTTGCCTTCCGATCAAAGAAATGATCAAGGGTTGGAGCGGGTCTTAAGAAGCACTTTTCCGATTACAGATACACGCGGCCTGTTTTTACTTGAGTACATCAGCTATTCCATCGACAAACCGAAGTACACGGTTGAGGAATGTATCGAAAGAGGATTAACCTACGATGTATCGCTCAAAACACGATTGAAGCTTTCCTACAAGGATGAACCTGAAGAGGTGGATTGGAAAGAAACGATCGTGCAAGATGTGTATTTGGGAAAAATCCCATACATGACAGAGCGCGGCACCTTTATCATCAATGGTGCTGAACGCGTGATTGTTGCACAGTTGCACCGTTCTCCTGGTGTGGTCTTTAGCGAAGCCACGCATCCGAACGGCAAGAAGATGTACTCGGCGAAAATTGTTCCGCTTCGCGGTTCATGGATTGAGTTCCAAACGGATATTAACAATCAGCTTTTTGTCTACATCGATCAAAAAAAGAAATTTCTTGCGACTTCGCTTCTTCGCGCAATTGGTTTTCCAAGAGACGAAGATATTCTAAGAGTTTTTGATTTGGTAGAAACGCTGCCGGTTGATCCGAACAGCGAAAACGAGCATCTGATTGGGCGATATCTTGCGTCTGATATTATCGATATGGCAACTGGTGAAGTCATCAGTGCAAGAACCTCGATCGGTGAAGACGAAGTGCAAAAGATTATTGAGGCAGGCATTCAACGGGTCAAGGTCAGCCGGACAGAAAAAGAAACTAAGCTTGACAAATCCGTTATTACCACAACGCTTCTAAAAGATAAAGCCTCAACGGAAGAAGAAGCGTTGGAAATGATTTATCAAGAACTTCGTGCTAACGAAGCGCCTGATATTGAGTCGGCTCGTGGATTATTGGAGCGCACTTTTTTCAATTTGAAAAAGTATGATTTGGGCGATGTAGGCCGTTATAGAATCAACAAAAAGCTCCGTTATGAACTGGCCGATATTCAGAAGTTCGTCAAGCAAATGCCTGATCTTGATGAAATTTCAAAAGGCATTGAAGACAGAATCGCGCGATTGGTCTATGAGGTGGATGGCAAACCTTTAGATAGTGACGTAACTGTTCTGACACACTACGACATCATTTCCATCATCCTGTATCTGATTAAGCTGCTAAATGGCAAAACAGAAGTGGATGATGTCGATCACCTTGCAAACCGTCGTGTTCGAACCGTCGGCGAGCAGCTTTCTGCGCAGTTCCTGGTTGGGCTGGCCAGAATGGCAAAAAATGCCAAAGAAAAGTTGAATGCACGCGATGCGGAAAAAATAACGCCGGGCGATCTGGTGAATGCAAGAACTGTTTCCAGTGTGATTTCCAGCTTTTTCGCGACAAGCCAGCTGTCTCAGTTCATGGATCAAACCAATCCGTTGGCAGAGCTCACCAACAAACGCCGCGTTTCAGCGCTTGGCCCAGGCGGTTTGACAAGAGAACGCGCCGGCTTTGAAGTGCGTGACGTGCACTACACGCACTATGGTCGCCTCTGTCCAATTGAAACGCCTGAAGGCCCGAACATCGGTTTGATTTCGTCGTTCTGTATTTTCGCGGAAGTCAACGACAAAGGGTTTATCGAAACGCCATATCGGCCTGTAAAAGAAGGTCAAGTTCAAGACGAAGTATTGTTCTTATCCGCAGAGGATGAGGAAAGTAAAGTGACCGTCCCTGTCAACGTAAAACTGGATGCTAATAATAAGATTGCATTAGAAACTGTGCAAGCGCGTCGCAAAGGGGACTATCCAGTGGTTGAGGCTGAGGAAGTAGACTACATCGACGTGGCGCCGAACCAGATCGTTAGTGCTGCGGCATCGTTGATTCCGTTCTTGGAGCACGACGATGCAAACCGCGCACTCATGGGTTCGAACATGCAGCGCCAAGCTGTTCCGCTTCTGATTTCCGACTCGCCATATGTTGGCACGGGCTTAGAAGAAAAAGTCGCTCGCGATTCTCGCACGATTATCGTCGCCGAAGGGCCTGGTGTTGTCGAGAAAGTTACCGCGCACACCGTCACCATTCGTTACGATAAAAAAGTGGATGACGACAATATCGAAGGCTCGTTGCTTGATACGGAAGAGACGATCAAATCTTATCCGATGATCAAGTTTAGCCGTTCAAACCAAGACACTTGCATTAACCAAAAGCCAATCGTTTCGAAAGGTCAGCGCGTCAAAAAAGGTGATGTGCTCGCCGATGGTTCTTCAACCGAACACGGCGAATTGGCTCTTGGCAAAAACGTGCTCGTTGCCTTCATGCCTTGGCGCGGCTATAACTTTGAAGATGCTATCGTTTTGAGCGAGCGTCTGGTTTATGACGATGTCTTTACTTCGATTCACATTCACGAGTTTGAAGCAACCGTTCGCGATACGAAACGCGGCGAGGAGCAATTCACCCGTGATATTTACAACGTCAGTGAAGAAGCGCTCCGAAATTTGGACGAAAACGGCATTATTCGTGTCGGCGCAGAGGTAAAAGAAAAAGATATTTTAATTGGAAAAATCACGCCGAAAGGGGAGACCGATCCAACGCCGGAAGAAAAATTGCTTCGTGCAATTTTCGGTGAAAAGTCCAGCGATGTGAAAGATGCGTCTTTGCATGTTCCTCCTGGAATGAAAGGCGTTGTGATTAAAACCAAGCTTTTCAGCCGAAAGAAAAAAGTCGGTGTTGATAATAAAGTAAAGCTTGAAAAGCTCGAAAAATTCTTTGCTCGCAAGGAGAATGAGCTTAAGGAAAAATTCCTTACCCGATTAGAGCATTATCTCGGTGGAAAAGAATCCATTGGGGTTAAAACGCTCTCCGGCGATGTTGAAATTCGCAGAGGAAATGTTTTCAGCAAGGCCAATCTCGAGCCGCTGGTTTCTATTCCAAGACTTGAGAAAATAGACGCCGATCACGGTTTTGTGGAAGCCGCGAAATTGAATGGGACGGTAAAGCGGTTAATTCAAGAGTACCGGATGCGTCACAAGTCGTTGCAAGATGAATACGACAACGAACGCTATAAGCTCAATGTTGGCGACGAGCTTCAGCCCGGAATTGAAGAACTGGCAAAAGTCTATATCGCTCAGAAGCGAAAGATTCAGGTTGGCGATAAAATGGCCGGACGACACGGCAACAAAGGTGTCGTCGGAAAAGTCGTGCCGGTTGAAGACATGCCGTTTATGGCGGATGGCACACCGGTCGACATCGTGCTCAACCCGCTCGGCGTGCCGAGTCGTATGAACATCGGGCAGCTGTTTGAAACCTCGCTCGGTTGGGCGGCTTCAAAGCTCGGCGTGAAGTTTGCAACCCCGATTTTCGATGGCGCAACTTATGCCGAAGTTCAGCAAAAACTGAAGGACGCCGGCCTTCCCGTTCATGGCAAAATTAAGCTTCATGACGGACGCACAGGCGAGCCGTTTGATGACGAAGTCACCGTTGGTTACATCTACATGATGAAACTCAGTCACCTTGTAGATGATAAAATTCACGCGCGTTCAACCGGTCCATACTCGCTCATTACGCAGCAGCCGCTTGGCGGTAAGGCGCAGTTTGGCGGTCAGCGTTTCGGTGAAATGGAAGTCTGGGCACTTGAGGCTTACGGTGCATCGCACATTTTGCAGGAAGTATTGACTGTAAAATCCGACGATGTCAGTGGCCGAACCAGAACTTACGAGGCCATCGTCAAAGGGCAAAACTTACCCGACCCGAACGTGCCGGAGTCGTTTAATGTGTTGATTAGAGAGCTTCAAGGATTAGGTCTCGAAATTCGAATTGATGATAAAGTGCCTTAA